In Papaver somniferum cultivar HN1 chromosome 1, ASM357369v1, whole genome shotgun sequence, a genomic segment contains:
- the LOC113335721 gene encoding pentatricopeptide repeat-containing protein At3g24000, mitochondrial-like, which produces MGRLKEMIDGDIQVVGSRRGDPRCIHAQAIKSKIKASNHRCLFNELITHYSRCNKLLYAQRVFNQIPEPNVVSWTSLISSYINTTNAIHHFISMLRHPTLPNQRTLAPLFRTCASLSTLQIGIQLHSVSLKLSLSNLSYTGSSLISFYTKCSLPNEALKVFDKILERDEVCYSSMIVGLAQNSQPSKALKLFSEMNNSSTVSSNMYAISGALRATAEFAALEQCKIIHAHTILAGFHAYLVVGNALVDAYGKCGLIADSRNIFNQLLPNANIFLWNSMMGAYAQQGDEKSVIKLFYDMKFRGFSPDEYSFLALLTSCSNSGSVHEAEKWLNCMKDDYGVEPQLQHYTCFINAMARDGGIAEAKALAMKMPYEADAAVWRSLLTACAVHGASEVAQEVTQRLLEHNPRDDSAFVLLANVNATAGKWAEVAEVRKLMRRRGVRKEGGMSWIEFRGEVHVFLAGDRNHERMNEIYAKLAELRAEIKKLGYKEVVDEKLHEMEAAEKRELLWSHSEKLALAFGVVSGAAPPGKALRILKNLRICKDCHEAFKCISIVIKREIVVRDVNRYHRFVHGNCNCGDYW; this is translated from the coding sequence ATGGGTCGATTAAAAGAAATGATAGATGGAGACATACAAGTTGTTGGATCAAGACGAGGAGATCCCCGGTGTATTCATGCCCAGgctattaaatctaaaatcaaagCATCAAACCATCGTTGCTTATTCAATGAATTAATCACACATTATTCCAGATGCAACAAATTACTCTATGCTCAACGTGTGTTTAATCAAATCCCTGAACCCAACGTTGTATCATGGACATCTCTGATTTCATCATATATAAACACTACCAACGCCATTCATCACTTCATTTCCATGCTTCGCCATCCTACATTACCAAACCAAAGAACTTTAGCTCCTCTCTTCAGAACCTGTGCTTCACTCTCTACACTACAGATTGGCATTCAACTTCATTCTGTCTCTCTGAAACTATCCCTCTCAAACTTGTCTTATACCGGTTCATCACTCATCAGTTTCTATACAAAATGCTCATTGCCAAACGAAGCGTTGAAAGTGTTTGATAAAATTCTTGAAAGAGATGAAGTTTGTTATTCTTCAATGATTGTGGGTCTTGCTCAAAACTCTCAACCTTCAAAAGCTCTTAAGTTATTTTCTGAAATGAATAATTCTTCTACCGTTAGTTCAAATATGTATGCTATTTCTGGTGCGCTTCGAGCAACGGCAGAGTTCGCAGCACTTGAACAATGTAAAATTATTCATGCACATACAATACTTGCTGGGTTTCATGCGTATCTTGTTGTGGGTAATGCTCTGGTTGATGCTTATGGAAAATGTGGTCTCATTGCTGATTCTCGTAATATCTTTAATCAGTTATTACCGAATGCGAATATTTTTCTGTGGAATTCGATGATGGGAGCTTATGCTCAACAAGGAGATGAAAAATCTGTGATTAAGCTGTTTTATGACATGAAATTTAGAGGTTTTTCTCCTGATGAGTACAGTTTTCTTGCGTTACTTACTTCTTGTAGTAATTCTGGTTCAGTTCATGAAGCTGAAAAATGGTTGAATTGTATGAAAGATGATTATGGGGTTGAACCACAGCTTCAACATTATACATGTTTTATAAATGCAATGGCGAGAGATGGAGGGATTGCGGAAGCTAAGGCACTGGCTATGAAGATGCCATATGAAGCCGATGCTGCTGTGTGGAGATCACTATTGACTGCTTGTGCTGTTCATGGTGCATCAGAGGTAGCTCAAGAAGTAACTCAAAGACTACTAGAACATAACCCACGTGATGATTCAGCATTTGTGTTACTTGCTAATGTAAATGCAACTGCAGGAAAATGGGCTGAAGTGGCAGAAGTGAGGAAGCTAATGAGACGGCGAGGAGTGAGAAAGGAAGGTGGGATGAGTTGGATCGAATTTCGAGGCGAAGTTCATGTGTTTTTAGCTGGGGATAGAAATCATGAAAGGATGAATGAGATATACGCTAAGTTAGCAGAGTTGAGGGCAGAGATAAAAAAATTGGGATACAAAGAGGTAGTTGATGAAAAACTGCATGAAATGGAAGCAGCGGAGAAGAGAGAGTTGCTTTGGTCTCATAGTGAAAAGTTGGCGCTGGCGTTTGGGGTGGTCAGTGGAGCAGCACCACCGGGGAAGGCTCTTAGGATTCTTAAGAATTTGAGGATTTGTAAGGACTGCCATGAGGCTTTCAAGTGTATCAGTATAGTGATAAAGAGAGAAATTGTTGTTCGCGATGTTAACAGATACCACAGATTTGTTCATGGAAACTGCAATTGTGGAGATTATTGGTGA
- the LOC113358748 gene encoding zinc finger BED domain-containing protein RICESLEEPER 2-like encodes MSSLQEQELQDHYNYVMSSDGEDDDVEMLDSVNEDPTVGCAPACPATVSRGKKNKLRSQVWEFFKLVKYKDGTKKRVCKACNVGYKYESQKGGTSAMKRNKCPNCQFMDVGKMILSANNGQLSTRVRKVDQIKLRDLFSALLIARNVPFALVEWKEFRDICRICLTSDMWTSVTTTGYISLTVHYLDQDWVLQKKLLNFCPLPPPHTALIVKEGLKKIDPVVLKIRASVKSLKKSQVRKQKFLDIVDTLGMSGIKMGIRQDVKTRWNSTYLMLDSCILYKPVFSHLKLVDSDYADCPTDEEWEQIEVVTKFLKVFHDLTKIFSGSKYPTSNLYFERICQVQVLLKKESRNDIEFIRNMVKEMQAKFDSYWKELSPILAMEVVLDPRSKMNFVKFTYSKLYPEVRELEREVNKVRSNMTTLFNEYYTLSSSRASNSCATQNLGIQNGGNSAAEEGSDFFQEYVATQERGGDVLTDLSELDEYLGESYMGCLNSPFDILNYWKNHEQRFPEKKIWMRTMGLFKKMY; translated from the exons ATGTCAAGTTTACAAGAACAAGAGTTACAAGACCATTATAATTATGTTATGAGTAGTGATGGtgaggatgatgatgttgagatgctAGATTCTGTGAATGAGGATCCAACTGTTGGTTGTGCACCTGCCTGTCCTGCAACAGTTTCACGTGGAAAGAAAAATAAACTTAGATCCCAAGTTTGGGAATTTTTTAAACTTGTTAAAtataaagatggaacaaaaaagaGAGTGTGCAAGGCTTGTAATGTAGGATATAAATATGAAAGCCAAAAAGGTGGAACCTCAGCCATGAAAAGGAATAAGTGCCCTAACTGTCAGTTTATGGACGTAGGGAAGATGATATTATCTGCAAACAATGGCCAGTTGTCTACCCGCGTACGCAAAGTTGATCAGATAAAATTACGAGATCTGTTTTCAGCATTACTCATTGCAAGAAATGTTccatttgctttggtggagtggaaAGAATTTAGGGATATAT GTAGGATATGTCTAACATCAGATATGTGGACTTCTGTAACAACTACTGGATATATAAGCTTAACTGTGCACTATCTTGATCAAGATTGGGTGTTGCAAAAGAAGCTTCTGAATTTCTGTCctcttccaccacctcatacag CTCTTATTGTAAAAGAAGGACTGAAGAAGATTGATCCAGTCGTGCTTAAGATAAGAGCGTCAGTGAAGTCCCTTAAAAAGtcccaagtaagaaaacaaaagttcttggaCATTGTTGATACTTTAGGAATGTCTGGAATAAAAATGGGTATTCGTCAAGACGTAAAGACAAG gtggaattcaacttatcttatGTTAGATAGTTGTATCCTATATAAGCCAGTTTTCTCTCATTTGAAGTTGGTAGATTCAGACTATGCAGACTGTCCaactgatgaagaatgggaacAAATTGAAGTAGTTACAAAGTTTCTCAAGGTGTTTCATGATCTCACAAAGATAttttctggtagtaagtatcctacttCCAATCTGTATTTTGAAAGAATTTGTCAAGTTCAGGTGTTACTAAAGAAAGAAAGTAGAAATGATATTGAATTCATTAGGAACATGGTAAAAGAGATGCAAGCAAAATTTGATAGTTATTGGAAGGAGTTGAGTCCTATATTGGCTATGGaagttgtgttagatcctagatcgAAAATGAATTTTGTAAAATTTACTTACTCCAAGTTGTATCCTGAGGTGAGAGAATTAGAACGTGAAGTTAATAAAGTGCGTAGTAATATGACAACACTTTTTAATGAGTATTACACCTTGTCAAGTTCAAGAGCTTCCAATAGTTGTGCAACTCAGAATTTGGGTATTCAAAATGGTGGGAATTCTGCTGCCgaagaagggagtgattttttTCAG GAATATGTTGCAACACAGGAACGTGGTGGTGATGTACTTACTGACTTGTCAGAGTTAGATGAATATCTTGGCGAGTCGTACATGGGTTGTCTAAATTCACCATTCGACATCCTAAACTATTGGAAGAACCATGAACAACGATTTCCG gaaaagaagatatggatgagAACAATGGGATTATTTAAGAagatgtattag
- the LOC113313117 gene encoding CBBY-like protein: METAAAAASCSILLNNTNNKSPLNLYPFVHSINNKITSQPFSSSSSSSSLGSISTKLNYSPIKSQSRISALSSDSNNDDENPSPEFAILLEVEGVLMDVYRVGNREAFNLAFSKRGLDCANWTEPIYLDLVRKTGGDEERMVVLFFERIGWPTSLPTNEKEAFVKSVLKEKRKALDEFVMTQDLPLRHGVEIFIDDALSRSIPVVILTAYSKNGEKLARSIVEKLGPDRISKLRIVGKEEMEGSLYGQLVLGKGPSFGLDDELAKEASKAASAQKQKIAEEVASALKISVDLNTMPTESSEKIVATLRAGAEYARVPVQNCVLIAGGQLGVSGSQCIAMPCIVLRSSSTSRAEFPSARAIMDGFGGADLTVSKLLKRRWDSK; encoded by the exons ATGGaaacagctgctgctgctgcttcatgTTCAATCCTCCTCAACAACACTAACAATAAATCCCCCCTAAATCTCTACCCTTTTGTCCattcaatcaataataaaattacatcccaacccttttcttcttcttcttcttcttcttctttgggttCAATCTCAACAAAATTGAATTACAGTCCCATCAAATCTCAATCAAGAATTTCAGCTCTCAGTTCAGATTCTAACAATGATGATGAAAACCCATCTCCTGAATTTGCTATTCTCCTTGAAGTTGAAGG GGTTCTTATGGATGTATATCGTGTTGGCAATCGTGAAGCTTTCAATTTAG CATTTTCAAAGAGAGGATTGGATTGTGCAAATTGGACTGAACCAATTTATTTAGATCTTGTGAG GAAGACTGGTGGAGATGAGGAACGGATGGTGGTCTTGTTCTTTGAAAGA ATTGGTTGGCCTACATCATTGCCCACTAATGAGAAAGAGGCGTTCGTCAAAAGTGTGCTGAAAGAAAAG CGGAAAGCATTGGATGAGTTTGTGATGACACAAGATTTGCCTTTACGCCATGGGGTTGAAAT TTTCATCGACGATGCACTCAGTAGAAGTATACCTGTGGTTATCTTAACAGCCTACAGTAAGAACGGAGAGAAACTTGCCAG GTCTATAGTTGAGAAGCTTGGCCCTGATAGGATTTCTAAGTTAAGGATTGTAGGAAAGGAAGAAATGGAAGGAAGCCTTTATGGCCAGCTTGTTCTTGGTAAAGGACCATCATTTGGTTTGGATGATGAGCTAGCTAAAGAAGCGAGTAAAGCAG CTTCTGCACAGAAGCAAAAAATCGCAGAAGAGGTTGCTTCCGCGCTTAAAATTAGTGTTGATCTTAATACAATGCCGACTGAAAG CTCTGAAAAGATCGTGGCTACACTGCGTGCTGGGGCAGAGTATGCTAGAGTTCCTGTACAGAATTGTGTGCTTATTGCTGGAGGCCAACTTGGTGTATCTGGATCTCAGTGCATAGCTATGCCATGTATCGTTCTGCGGAGCAG CTCGACATCAAGAGCGGAATTCCCTTCTGCAAGGGCCATAATGGATGGATTTGGCGGGGCAGATCTCACCGTCTCCAAACTACTCAAACGTCGATGGGACTCGAAGTGA